One genomic segment of Rivularia sp. PCC 7116 includes these proteins:
- a CDS encoding RnfABCDGE type electron transport complex subunit D, with amino-acid sequence MLFKDIRDYQIVYLSLFLVLGIGTRDWTLRPTMILVAIATSLVTQWLLTFIVNLWSFAKVKENLEHKTNIRSPLITSLGISLLLRADYPTTMLFAAAMAIASKFVFKFGNKHFFNPANFGIISALVLTPDAWVSPGQWGEDWWYGLLFVGTGGMILHRIGRWDTTAAFLGFYAFLEAARNLWLDWTWDVYIHRLMSGSLLLFALFMVTDPRSIPNSRVGRLTWAACIALVTFVLRNNFYLSTAVFWALFALAPLTVIFDQLWKASRFSWSNEQLTTNH; translated from the coding sequence ATGTTGTTTAAAGATATACGAGATTATCAAATAGTTTATCTTTCTTTGTTCCTTGTTTTAGGTATAGGTACAAGAGATTGGACGCTGCGACCGACGATGATATTAGTTGCAATTGCTACTAGCTTAGTTACGCAATGGCTCTTAACGTTTATCGTAAATCTTTGGTCGTTTGCAAAGGTCAAAGAAAATCTTGAGCATAAGACAAATATTCGCAGTCCTTTAATTACATCTTTGGGAATTAGCTTACTTCTACGAGCCGATTATCCCACAACGATGTTGTTTGCTGCTGCAATGGCGATCGCCAGTAAATTTGTTTTTAAGTTCGGAAATAAGCATTTTTTCAATCCAGCAAATTTCGGAATCATTTCTGCATTGGTTCTAACTCCTGATGCTTGGGTTTCTCCAGGGCAATGGGGCGAAGACTGGTGGTATGGACTGTTGTTTGTTGGTACGGGTGGCATGATTTTGCATCGTATCGGACGTTGGGATACTACGGCAGCTTTTTTAGGTTTTTACGCCTTCTTAGAGGCTGCACGTAATTTATGGCTGGATTGGACTTGGGATGTTTACATACATCGTTTGATGAGCGGTTCTTTGCTGCTGTTTGCATTGTTCATGGTGACCGATCCCCGCTCCATCCCCAATTCCCGTGTTGGAAGATTAACTTGGGCAGCTTGCATTGCCCTAGTAACCTTTGTTCTGCGAAACAATTTTTATCTTTCCACAGCAGTATTTTGGGCATTATTTGCTCTGGCACCGCTGACGGTTATATTCGACCAGCTTTGGAAAGCATCGCGATTTTCGTGGAGCAATGAACAACTAACAACTAACCACTAA
- a CDS encoding helix-turn-helix transcriptional regulator translates to MKAKPKPRIAFLREKAGLTQLELSRLVGVTESTIQNWESGRTGTDHIQRIIKFCKALNCKVEDLIECESDIPQEASAKPASLQEIHNLLGTDEDKTEEVEAAEEVIVNE, encoded by the coding sequence GTGAAAGCAAAACCAAAACCAAGAATAGCTTTTCTTCGTGAAAAGGCAGGTCTAACCCAGCTAGAACTGTCTCGTCTTGTAGGTGTTACGGAAAGTACGATTCAAAATTGGGAAAGTGGTAGAACGGGTACAGACCACATTCAAAGAATAATTAAATTTTGTAAAGCTCTTAACTGTAAAGTGGAAGACTTGATTGAATGCGAAAGCGATATTCCCCAAGAAGCATCAGCAAAGCCTGCTTCCTTGCAAGAAATTCATAATTTATTAGGCACTGACGAAGACAAAACAGAGGAAGTAGAGGCAGCCGAAGAAGTAATTGTTAACGAGTAA
- a CDS encoding polysaccharide deacetylase family protein, producing the protein MQLYPLFPLIYPVLKSSFPKCLWRGNPNSKTIALTFDDGPHPQYTPQLLKVLEHYQIQASFFWLGVCVERAPHIAQQVHSRGHWIGLHGYSHHNFPLLSPEELKQSLEKTQTAIYNACNLSPEKVRDIRPPNGLFTPRTLQLFERWNYRPVMWSVVPEDWVSPGIAKVVDRVMKNLENGSLIVLHDGVCGGENVAQIAQIIIPKLLEQGYQFTTVDTLWQSAIS; encoded by the coding sequence ATGCAGCTTTATCCCTTATTTCCGCTTATATACCCAGTTCTCAAATCAAGTTTTCCCAAATGTCTTTGGAGAGGTAATCCCAATTCCAAAACTATCGCTCTTACTTTCGATGATGGCCCCCATCCGCAATATACGCCGCAACTACTAAAAGTTTTAGAGCACTATCAAATTCAAGCAAGTTTTTTTTGGCTGGGTGTTTGCGTTGAACGTGCGCCACATATAGCCCAACAAGTTCATTCTCGCGGACATTGGATAGGATTACATGGCTATTCCCATCATAATTTTCCCTTGCTTTCCCCCGAAGAACTCAAGCAAAGTCTAGAAAAAACCCAAACAGCTATTTACAATGCTTGTAATTTATCGCCAGAAAAGGTACGCGATATCCGCCCACCAAACGGCTTATTTACCCCTAGAACTTTACAACTATTTGAGCGGTGGAATTACCGTCCTGTAATGTGGAGTGTTGTTCCTGAAGATTGGGTAAGTCCGGGAATAGCTAAAGTTGTTGACAGAGTCATGAAAAACTTAGAAAACGGGTCTTTGATAGTATTACATGATGGGGTTTGCGGTGGAGAAAATGTAGCACAGATAGCACAAATTATTATCCCAAAGCTATTGGAGCAGGGATATCAATTTACTACTGTCGATACTTTATGGCAATCGGCTATAAGTTAA